One Synechococcus sp. CC9605 genomic window carries:
- a CDS encoding B12-binding domain-containing radical SAM protein, with product MLAFPSTYSVGITSLGYQIVWATLAQRSDVDVRRLFTDQGDAMPRHIDLFGLSLSWELDGPVLPELLQNQRIPVWALERGDEDPIVFGGGPVLTANPEPLAPFFDAVLLGDGELLLPAFIDALQNCREAPRAERLRQLAQVPGVYVPSLYAPQYDPNGELIGVEPIDPAVPAQVEKQTWRGNTLSHSTVVTPEAAWPDIHMVEVARSCPELCRFCLASYLTLPFRTPSLDDGLIPAVEKGLKATKRLGLLGASVTQHPQFTDLLNWLDQDRFDGTRVSVSSVRAATVTPDLGRILAKRGSRSLTIAIESGSERMREVVNKKLTTEAIHEAACHAKQGGLKGLKLYGMVGLPTESDDDVEATADLLLALKKGTAGLRFTLGVSTFVPKAQTPFQWEGVRPEAEKRLKRLAKRLKPKGIEFRPESYGWSVIQALLSRSDRRLAPVIAAVGEGRESMGGWKKIYRAALNGELEPMPGPDLPPPPPWSTVIHELWDASRTLPWTHLRGPLAPAMLRDHHDQALAVASAQPPG from the coding sequence GTGCTGGCCTTTCCCAGCACCTATTCCGTGGGGATCACCAGCCTCGGCTATCAGATCGTCTGGGCGACGCTTGCGCAGCGGTCGGATGTGGACGTGCGCCGGCTGTTCACCGATCAGGGCGATGCGATGCCGCGCCACATCGATCTGTTCGGGCTCTCCCTGAGCTGGGAACTGGATGGACCGGTGCTGCCAGAGCTCCTGCAGAACCAGCGGATTCCGGTTTGGGCTCTGGAGCGTGGGGATGAGGACCCGATCGTGTTCGGCGGCGGACCGGTGCTCACGGCCAACCCCGAGCCCCTTGCACCGTTTTTTGATGCCGTGCTGCTCGGGGACGGTGAACTGCTGCTGCCCGCCTTCATCGATGCGCTGCAGAACTGCCGAGAGGCACCGCGAGCGGAGCGGCTGCGACAGCTGGCTCAGGTGCCGGGGGTGTACGTGCCGTCGCTTTATGCCCCGCAGTACGACCCAAACGGGGAGCTGATTGGCGTGGAACCGATCGATCCAGCGGTTCCAGCCCAGGTTGAAAAACAGACCTGGCGCGGCAACACCCTGAGTCACTCAACGGTGGTCACCCCCGAGGCCGCCTGGCCCGACATCCACATGGTGGAGGTGGCGCGCAGTTGTCCTGAACTGTGCAGGTTCTGTCTGGCCAGCTACCTGACGCTGCCGTTCCGGACACCGTCGTTGGATGACGGCCTGATCCCGGCTGTGGAGAAAGGCCTGAAAGCCACCAAACGCCTCGGCCTGCTGGGGGCCTCCGTCACCCAGCATCCCCAGTTCACCGATCTCCTGAACTGGCTAGATCAGGATCGTTTCGATGGCACCCGCGTCAGCGTCAGCTCGGTGAGGGCCGCCACTGTGACCCCTGACTTGGGTCGGATCCTGGCCAAACGCGGCAGCCGCTCGCTCACCATCGCCATCGAAAGCGGCAGTGAGCGGATGCGCGAAGTGGTGAACAAGAAACTCACCACGGAGGCCATCCATGAGGCGGCTTGCCATGCCAAACAAGGCGGCCTCAAGGGCCTCAAGCTCTACGGGATGGTGGGCCTGCCGACGGAATCGGATGACGACGTGGAGGCAACGGCGGATCTGCTCCTGGCGCTCAAGAAAGGAACCGCTGGACTGCGCTTCACCCTCGGGGTAAGCACATTTGTGCCCAAAGCCCAGACCCCCTTCCAGTGGGAGGGCGTCCGACCGGAAGCCGAGAAGCGCCTCAAACGTCTGGCCAAACGGTTGAAACCGAAGGGAATCGAGTTCCGCCCGGAGAGCTATGGCTGGAGCGTGATTCAGGCCCTGCTTTCCCGCAGCGACCGTCGCCTGGCGCCGGTGATCGCAGCCGTTGGCGAGGGACGCGAAAGCATGGGGGGCTGGAAGAAAATCTACCGAGCTGCCCTCAACGGTGAACTCGAGCCGATGCCAGGGCCAGATCTGCCGCCTCCGCCGCCCTGGAGCACGGTGATCCACGAGCTATGGGACGCTTCACGGACCCTCCCCTGGACTCACCTCAGGGGGCCCCTGGCTCCGGCGATGCTGCGGGACCATCACGATCAGGCCTTGGCTGTGGCATCTGCCCAACCTCCTGGTTAA
- a CDS encoding O-antigen ligase family protein — protein sequence MTSDRGGQAFRLGLFLLPSSALLSGICLFVACVSGSRGRDRPIWQARWTQPFLVAAVLMLVGALGAETGSLAWAGLGNWLPLFWAYWAFQPHLASEQQRRQAAWMLVAGTLPVLLTGLGQMFLGWQGPWQLGGGAIIWFVAPGGQPQGRLSALFDYANIAGAWLGVVWPLMLAAVLRPDGWWRRGAALVLTLSTVLAVVLTQSRNAMGALALSVPFVMGPMQWFWLLPLLLLLASPLLLVVLPGVPSGWRQLAMALVPEPILDRLLERGGPTAWKHTRLGQWGYALELVAARPWLGWGAAAFSVLYPIYAAKRWHGHSHNLPLELAISHGLPVMLLVVGTVLLLPVVALRRGILQKAPMERAWWTATLVLVAMHATDLPLFDSRLNILGWTLLAGLAAFNQEVGQMPQPRPDRDGPAASPEPGAP from the coding sequence ATGACCTCTGATCGTGGCGGTCAGGCCTTCCGGCTTGGCCTGTTTCTGCTTCCCTCCAGTGCTCTGCTCTCGGGCATCTGCCTCTTTGTGGCTTGTGTCAGCGGCAGTCGGGGCCGGGATCGGCCTATCTGGCAGGCCCGCTGGACCCAACCGTTTCTGGTTGCGGCTGTATTGATGCTGGTGGGTGCGCTGGGGGCGGAAACAGGGTCGCTGGCCTGGGCTGGGTTGGGCAATTGGTTGCCGTTGTTCTGGGCCTACTGGGCTTTTCAGCCTCATCTGGCCAGCGAACAGCAGCGCCGTCAGGCCGCTTGGATGCTGGTGGCCGGCACCTTGCCGGTGCTGCTCACTGGCCTGGGGCAAATGTTTCTGGGTTGGCAGGGACCCTGGCAACTCGGAGGCGGCGCCATCATCTGGTTCGTCGCGCCCGGTGGTCAGCCGCAAGGGCGACTCTCGGCCCTGTTTGATTACGCCAACATCGCCGGTGCCTGGCTCGGGGTGGTCTGGCCGTTGATGCTGGCGGCTGTGCTGCGGCCGGATGGTTGGTGGCGGCGTGGTGCTGCTCTGGTGCTCACGCTTTCAACGGTGCTTGCCGTTGTGCTCACCCAGTCGCGCAACGCCATGGGGGCGCTGGCCTTATCGGTTCCCTTTGTGATGGGGCCGATGCAGTGGTTCTGGTTGCTCCCCCTGCTGCTTCTCCTCGCCTCGCCGTTGTTGTTAGTGGTGCTCCCCGGTGTCCCGTCCGGATGGCGCCAACTGGCGATGGCATTGGTCCCCGAGCCGATCCTTGATCGACTGCTTGAACGGGGAGGGCCCACCGCCTGGAAACACACCCGTCTGGGGCAGTGGGGGTATGCCTTGGAGTTGGTTGCGGCCCGCCCCTGGCTGGGCTGGGGGGCAGCCGCCTTCAGCGTGCTGTACCCGATTTATGCGGCCAAGCGTTGGCATGGCCATTCCCACAATCTCCCCCTGGAGTTGGCGATCAGCCACGGCCTTCCGGTCATGCTGTTGGTTGTCGGAACGGTGCTGTTGTTGCCGGTGGTGGCTCTGCGGCGTGGAATCCTGCAGAAAGCACCCATGGAACGGGCCTGGTGGACCGCCACGCTGGTGCTGGTGGCGATGCATGCCACCGACCTGCCTTTGTTCGACAGTCGCCTCAACATTCTCGGCTGGACGCTCTTGGCGGGTTTGGCTGCTTTTAACCAGGAGGTTGGGCAGATGCCACAGCCAAGGCCTGATCGTGATGGTCCCGCAGCATCGCCGGAGCCAGGGGCCCCCTGA
- the purU gene encoding formyltetrahydrofolate deformylase, with product MSDATVILQMICPDRPGLVSELAGWVAANGGSIRHADHHTDAGAGLFLSRIEWQLQGFGIPRDVLPEAALALGQRLGGEAQLHFSDEFPRVAIFASKQSHCLQDLLWRVQSGELPMQVPLVIANHPDLEPLCASFDVPFVCVPVSRDTKAEAERRMLQLLEENEVELAVLAKYMQVLSSDFLERFPQVINIHHSFLPAFKGSQPYHRAWDRGVKLIGATAHYVTEDLDDGPIIEQTTVPVSHRDEVEDLIRKGRDTERLALARALRLHLRRQVMVYRGRTAVFA from the coding sequence GTGAGTGACGCCACGGTCATCCTCCAGATGATCTGCCCTGATCGTCCTGGCCTGGTCAGTGAACTGGCGGGTTGGGTGGCAGCCAATGGCGGCAGCATTCGTCATGCCGATCACCACACGGACGCGGGAGCAGGCTTGTTTCTCAGCCGCATTGAGTGGCAGCTCCAGGGATTCGGCATACCCCGGGATGTGCTTCCTGAAGCGGCTCTGGCCCTGGGACAGCGGCTGGGTGGGGAAGCGCAGCTCCACTTCTCAGATGAATTCCCCCGTGTGGCGATCTTTGCCAGCAAGCAAAGCCACTGCCTGCAGGACTTGCTCTGGCGGGTTCAAAGCGGAGAGCTGCCGATGCAGGTTCCCCTGGTGATTGCCAACCATCCGGATCTGGAACCCCTGTGTGCGTCGTTTGATGTCCCTTTCGTTTGTGTTCCGGTCAGTCGGGACACCAAGGCGGAAGCGGAGCGGCGGATGCTGCAGTTGCTGGAAGAGAACGAGGTTGAACTTGCGGTGCTGGCCAAATACATGCAGGTGCTGAGCAGTGATTTCCTCGAGCGTTTCCCCCAGGTGATCAACATTCACCATTCCTTTCTGCCTGCGTTCAAGGGCTCTCAGCCGTATCACCGGGCCTGGGACCGTGGGGTCAAGCTCATCGGCGCAACGGCCCACTACGTCACTGAAGATCTGGATGACGGCCCGATCATTGAGCAAACCACCGTTCCCGTCAGCCATCGGGACGAAGTGGAGGATCTGATCCGCAAGGGCCGTGACACGGAACGCCTTGCCTTGGCGCGGGCTCTTCGCCTGCATCTGCGCCGTCAGGTGATGGTCTATCGCGGGCGTACGGCTGTTTTTGCATGA
- the psbQ gene encoding photosystem II protein PsbQ yields the protein MLKALSRLAAFCLCVALSLGLMAPAAVNAAGISPDDLGVIRRQAAAFEEAKTRLPDLARLVSAKDWVFTRNLLHGPMQEVSREMSYINQRLDKSERKQATKVARSLKEALADLDEAARLQDFSRLQKSYSAVAAGFDAYSDLLPAEAFN from the coding sequence ATGCTGAAGGCTCTGAGCCGCCTTGCCGCGTTCTGCCTCTGCGTCGCTTTGAGCCTGGGTCTGATGGCCCCGGCTGCTGTAAACGCTGCCGGCATCAGTCCTGACGATCTGGGCGTGATCCGCCGCCAGGCCGCAGCCTTTGAAGAAGCAAAAACCCGTCTGCCTGATCTGGCCCGGCTGGTGAGTGCAAAGGATTGGGTGTTCACCCGCAATCTCCTGCATGGCCCCATGCAGGAAGTGAGCCGGGAAATGTCGTACATCAATCAACGCCTCGACAAGAGTGAGCGAAAGCAAGCCACCAAGGTGGCCCGCTCCTTGAAAGAAGCTTTGGCCGATCTGGATGAAGCAGCACGCCTGCAGGACTTCAGCCGCCTGCAGAAGTCCTACAGCGCCGTGGCTGCCGGCTTTGACGCCTACAGCGATCTCCTCCCGGCTGAGGCCTTCAACTGA
- a CDS encoding NAD(P)/FAD-dependent oxidoreductase encodes MIGAGAIGLGTAWHLAQQGHDVSVYDPRLNQAVDRERSAKDLSGTSASLGVLMGHVFRRSSGRGWRLRRRSMELWPQWIETLQAHQLDLKLHPGLLQIAEDEQAAERMESLAAQRVDLGLQMVTNAGLAAVWPTASHGGLYSRHDGRIDPLLLQQALRQALAEQNVELNATAVIRLERNDNHWRVHHADGNSSVHDLVVLCTALNSDVLLEPLGQARPMTPVLGQALSLELTTGPPTWSHWPSVLVDQGFNLIPTAPGRLLLGATVEPGDRASKDPLTLMRNLNERAPEWLRSAKVVGHWSGLRARPVDRPAPLLEALEPGLILASGHYRNGVLLSPGTAEWVAAAVEQA; translated from the coding sequence GTGATTGGTGCCGGGGCTATCGGCCTTGGCACCGCCTGGCATCTGGCCCAGCAAGGGCACGATGTTTCTGTTTACGACCCTCGCCTGAACCAGGCCGTTGATCGCGAGAGATCAGCAAAGGATCTCAGTGGTACATCGGCATCCCTCGGGGTGCTGATGGGCCATGTGTTTCGCCGCAGCAGCGGACGGGGCTGGAGGTTGCGCCGCCGGAGCATGGAGCTCTGGCCGCAATGGATCGAAACGCTGCAGGCTCACCAGCTTGATCTCAAGCTTCATCCGGGCCTGCTGCAAATCGCCGAGGACGAGCAAGCGGCTGAGCGGATGGAGTCGCTGGCCGCCCAACGCGTTGACCTGGGGCTGCAAATGGTCACCAACGCCGGCCTGGCAGCGGTCTGGCCGACGGCCAGCCACGGTGGCCTGTACTCGCGCCACGACGGTCGGATTGATCCCCTGCTGCTGCAACAAGCCCTTCGACAGGCGCTGGCAGAGCAAAACGTGGAGCTGAATGCCACAGCGGTGATCCGTCTGGAGCGCAACGACAACCACTGGCGTGTGCACCACGCCGATGGAAACAGCTCCGTTCACGACCTTGTGGTGCTCTGCACAGCCCTGAACTCAGACGTCTTGCTGGAACCCCTGGGCCAGGCCCGACCGATGACACCCGTGTTGGGCCAGGCCCTGTCACTGGAACTGACAACGGGTCCGCCGACGTGGAGCCATTGGCCCTCGGTGCTGGTGGATCAGGGCTTCAACTTGATTCCCACCGCACCCGGACGGCTGCTGCTCGGGGCCACCGTGGAACCGGGCGATCGTGCTTCAAAGGATCCGCTAACCCTGATGCGCAACCTCAACGAGCGGGCACCGGAGTGGCTGCGCTCAGCCAAGGTGGTTGGCCATTGGAGTGGCCTACGAGCCCGGCCCGTGGATCGCCCCGCCCCTCTGCTGGAGGCGCTGGAACCTGGATTGATCCTGGCCAGTGGGCACTACCGCAACGGCGTTCTGCTCAGTCCTGGCACGGCCGAGTGGGTGGCCGCTGCCGTTGAGCAGGCATAA
- the dnaK gene encoding molecular chaperone DnaK — MGKVVGIDLGTTNSCVSVMEGGKPTVIANAEGFRTTPSVVAYTKNQDQLVGQIAKRQAVMNPDNTFYSVKRFIGRRVDEVNEESKEVSYGVEKAGSNVKVKCPVLDKQFAPEEVSAQVLRKLAEDAGKYLGETVSQAVITVPAYFNDSQRQATKDAGKIAGLEVLRIINEPTAAALAYGLDKKSNERILVFDLGGGTFDVSVLEVGDGVFEVLSTAGDTHLGGDDFDKVIVDHLAETFKSNEGIDLRQDKQALQRLTEAAEKAKVELSNATQSEINLPFITATPEGPKHLDLTLTRAKFEELASKLIDRCAMPVEQALKDAKLSSGELDEIVMVGGSTRIPAVLELVKRITGKDPNQTVNPDEVVAVGAAIQGGVLAGEVKDILLLDVTPLSLGVETLGGVMTKMITRNTTVPTKKTETYSTAVDGQTNVEIHVLQGEREMASDNKSLGTFRLDGIPPAPRGVPQIEVTFDIDANGILSVTAKDKGSGKEQSISITGASTLSDSEVDKMVKDAEANASADKEKREKIDLKNQAETLVYQAEKQMGELGDKVDADAKAKLEEKRLKLKEATEKDDYDAMKTLLEELQQELYTVGASVYQQEGAAAGAGAPGADAGAGANTGGGDASDDVIDAEFTETK, encoded by the coding sequence ATGGGCAAGGTTGTCGGCATTGACCTTGGCACCACGAACAGCTGTGTTTCCGTGATGGAGGGTGGCAAGCCCACCGTGATCGCGAACGCCGAGGGCTTCCGCACGACGCCTTCCGTGGTTGCTTACACAAAGAACCAGGATCAGCTGGTGGGTCAGATCGCCAAACGTCAGGCGGTGATGAACCCAGACAACACCTTCTATTCCGTCAAGCGTTTCATCGGCCGTCGGGTTGATGAGGTGAATGAGGAGTCGAAAGAGGTGAGCTACGGCGTTGAGAAGGCCGGCTCCAACGTGAAGGTGAAGTGCCCAGTTCTCGACAAGCAATTCGCACCTGAAGAGGTTTCCGCCCAGGTGCTGCGCAAGTTGGCGGAGGACGCCGGTAAGTACCTCGGTGAAACCGTCAGCCAAGCGGTGATCACCGTTCCGGCTTATTTCAACGACTCCCAGCGCCAGGCCACCAAGGACGCCGGCAAGATCGCTGGCCTTGAGGTGCTCCGCATCATCAACGAGCCCACCGCTGCGGCTCTGGCCTACGGCCTAGACAAGAAGAGCAACGAGCGCATCCTGGTCTTCGACCTGGGTGGTGGCACCTTCGACGTCTCCGTTCTGGAAGTTGGTGACGGTGTGTTCGAGGTGTTGTCCACCGCTGGTGATACGCACCTCGGCGGTGACGACTTCGACAAGGTGATCGTGGATCACCTGGCCGAGACCTTCAAATCCAACGAAGGCATCGATCTGCGTCAGGACAAGCAGGCCCTGCAGCGCCTCACCGAAGCCGCTGAAAAAGCCAAGGTTGAGCTGTCCAACGCCACCCAGAGCGAGATCAACCTGCCGTTCATCACGGCCACGCCCGAGGGTCCCAAGCACCTGGACCTCACCCTCACCCGCGCCAAGTTTGAGGAACTCGCTTCCAAGCTGATTGACCGCTGCGCAATGCCTGTGGAGCAGGCGCTCAAGGACGCCAAGCTCTCCTCCGGCGAGCTGGACGAGATCGTGATGGTGGGTGGTTCCACCCGCATCCCGGCCGTGCTTGAACTAGTGAAGCGCATCACCGGAAAAGACCCCAACCAGACGGTGAATCCCGATGAGGTGGTGGCTGTGGGTGCTGCCATTCAGGGCGGTGTGCTGGCCGGCGAGGTGAAGGACATCCTTCTGCTCGACGTCACACCCCTCTCCCTGGGTGTGGAAACCCTTGGCGGTGTGATGACCAAAATGATCACCCGCAACACAACGGTTCCCACCAAGAAGACCGAGACCTATTCCACGGCTGTGGATGGTCAGACCAATGTGGAAATCCACGTGCTCCAGGGTGAGCGCGAGATGGCGTCCGACAACAAGTCGCTTGGAACTTTCCGTCTCGATGGCATCCCCCCGGCTCCCCGGGGCGTGCCTCAGATCGAAGTGACCTTCGACATCGACGCCAACGGCATCCTCAGCGTCACCGCCAAGGACAAGGGCAGCGGCAAGGAGCAGTCCATCTCGATCACCGGCGCGTCGACCCTCTCGGATTCCGAGGTCGACAAGATGGTGAAGGACGCCGAGGCCAACGCCAGCGCTGATAAGGAGAAGCGCGAAAAGATCGACCTCAAGAACCAGGCTGAAACCCTCGTCTACCAGGCTGAAAAGCAGATGGGCGAACTGGGCGACAAGGTCGATGCCGATGCCAAGGCCAAGCTGGAGGAGAAGCGCCTCAAGCTCAAGGAAGCCACCGAGAAGGATGACTACGACGCGATGAAGACCCTGCTGGAGGAACTGCAGCAGGAGCTCTACACCGTCGGCGCTTCCGTCTATCAGCAGGAAGGGGCTGCGGCTGGTGCTGGCGCGCCTGGCGCTGATGCCGGTGCCGGTGCCAACACCGGTGGTGGTGATGCCAGCGACGACGTCATCGACGCGGAGTTCACCGAGACCAAGTGA
- a CDS encoding shikimate dehydrogenase, whose protein sequence is MINGGTSLVGLLGNPVRHSLSPVMQNAALESMGLNWRYLALPCDSESLDQVMKGLRAVGCQGLNVTIPHKKDIAALCEERSPLAQRLGAVNTLIPGEGGGWFGTNTDVEGFLAPLGANDTWAERHAVVIGCGGSARAVVAGLQTLDLSSITVVGRRSEALQAFITDLQQDKAPLTPCLNNAVQLNDAIARAALVVNTTPVGMAQHGDPEAMPLGADIWCRLSSEAVLYDLIYTPRPTSWLAAGQQRGHRCIDGLEMLVQQGAASLRLWSGRDDVPVEAMRSAAATALAT, encoded by the coding sequence ATGATCAACGGCGGCACCAGCCTTGTGGGCCTGCTTGGCAATCCAGTGCGCCACTCGCTCTCGCCGGTGATGCAGAACGCAGCCCTCGAAAGCATGGGGCTCAACTGGCGCTACCTGGCCCTGCCCTGCGACAGCGAAAGCCTTGATCAGGTGATGAAGGGCCTCAGGGCCGTGGGCTGCCAGGGGCTCAACGTCACCATCCCCCACAAAAAAGACATCGCCGCACTCTGCGAGGAGCGAAGCCCGTTGGCGCAACGGCTCGGTGCCGTCAACACCCTAATTCCAGGAGAAGGCGGTGGCTGGTTCGGCACCAACACCGACGTGGAGGGCTTTCTTGCACCCCTCGGTGCCAACGACACCTGGGCAGAACGCCATGCCGTGGTGATCGGCTGCGGCGGATCAGCGCGGGCGGTGGTCGCCGGTCTGCAGACCCTGGACCTCAGCAGCATCACCGTTGTGGGACGGCGAAGCGAGGCACTACAAGCCTTCATAACTGATCTGCAGCAGGACAAGGCCCCCCTGACGCCCTGTCTCAACAACGCAGTTCAGCTCAACGACGCCATCGCTCGAGCGGCTCTCGTGGTGAACACCACCCCGGTCGGGATGGCCCAGCACGGCGACCCCGAGGCGATGCCGCTGGGGGCCGACATCTGGTGCAGGCTGAGCTCCGAAGCGGTTCTCTATGACCTGATCTACACACCCAGGCCCACCAGCTGGCTTGCAGCTGGGCAACAACGAGGCCATCGCTGCATAGATGGCCTCGAGATGCTGGTGCAGCAAGGCGCTGCCTCGCTGCGGCTCTGGAGTGGACGCGACGATGTTCCTGTCGAGGCGATGCGAAGCGCCGCCGCGACTGCTCTTGCGACTTAA
- a CDS encoding Tic20 family protein, with protein sequence MRLKVTIIPSSTVQIPLWQRLLAPLVYLLPWSDAIPFGWGADGIFSQIPLLRLLTIPAVPLIQLDRGVPFGGLLLFFVLFLAVVRNPAVPYFLRFNTLQALLTDIVIVVLGFAFGILLQPIAGGSLLVSTLSSTIVVAVLAILLFALVECWRGREPDLPGISQAVRMQLY encoded by the coding sequence TTGCGACTTAAGGTCACAATAATCCCTAGCTCCACCGTGCAGATTCCCCTCTGGCAGCGGCTGCTCGCACCGCTGGTGTACCTGCTCCCCTGGAGTGACGCCATTCCCTTCGGATGGGGGGCTGACGGCATATTCAGCCAAATCCCTCTGCTCAGGCTTTTAACGATTCCAGCGGTACCGCTGATCCAATTGGATCGGGGGGTTCCCTTCGGTGGCCTGCTGCTGTTCTTCGTGCTGTTTCTGGCGGTGGTGCGGAATCCAGCCGTTCCCTACTTCCTCCGCTTCAACACCCTGCAGGCCCTGCTCACCGACATCGTGATCGTTGTGCTGGGCTTCGCGTTTGGGATCCTTCTCCAACCCATTGCCGGAGGCAGCCTGCTGGTGAGCACCCTGTCCAGCACGATCGTGGTGGCGGTGCTGGCCATTCTTCTGTTCGCCCTGGTGGAGTGCTGGCGTGGGCGCGAACCGGATCTTCCCGGCATCAGCCAGGCCGTACGCATGCAGCTCTACTGA
- the rpsF gene encoding 30S ribosomal protein S6, whose amino-acid sequence MTHDPYYETMYILRPDIPEEEVESHLTKYRDMLVEAGAEVLDNQMRGKRRLAYPIAKHKEGIYVQLSHNGDGQHVAVLEKAMRLSEDVIRYLTVKQEGPLPAPRVMPGSEAAQQQQAEAAASAD is encoded by the coding sequence ATGACGCATGATCCGTATTACGAAACCATGTACATCCTTCGTCCGGACATTCCGGAGGAAGAAGTTGAAAGCCATCTCACCAAGTACCGCGACATGCTCGTGGAAGCTGGTGCTGAAGTGCTGGACAACCAGATGCGCGGCAAGCGCCGTCTTGCCTACCCCATTGCGAAGCACAAGGAAGGCATTTACGTGCAACTGAGCCACAACGGCGACGGCCAGCACGTCGCTGTTCTCGAGAAGGCAATGCGCCTCAGCGAGGATGTGATCCGCTACCTGACCGTGAAGCAGGAAGGCCCTCTTCCCGCACCTCGGGTGATGCCGGGCAGCGAAGCTGCTCAACAGCAACAGGCCGAAGCCGCTGCATCAGCTGACTGA
- a CDS encoding argininosuccinate synthase, translating to MGRAKKVVLAYSGGVDTSVCIPYLKQEWGVEDVITFAADLGQGDELEPIRQKALDAGASQSLVGDLIEPFIKDFAFPAIRANALYEGRYPLSTALARPLIAKRLVEVAREVGADAVAHGCTGKGNDQVRFDVAIAALAPDLKVLTPAREWGMSREETIAYGERFGLPAPVSKKSPYSIDLNLLGRSIEAGPLEDPMVAPPEEVFAMTRSVEAAPDASEEIEIAFEAGNPVGINGQKLDPVALIREANRLAGIHGIGRLDMIENRVVGIKSREIYETPGLLLFIQAHQELESLTLAADVLRSKRQLEMQWADLVYQGLWFGPLKDALDGFMDRTQATVNGVVRLRLHKGTATVTGRGSADSSLYVPEMASYGSEDQFDHRAAEGFIYVWGLPTRLWSASQRRSS from the coding sequence ATGGGCCGCGCCAAGAAGGTGGTACTCGCCTATTCCGGGGGAGTGGATACCAGCGTCTGCATTCCGTACCTGAAGCAGGAATGGGGTGTGGAGGATGTGATCACATTTGCCGCTGACCTCGGCCAGGGCGATGAGCTGGAGCCGATTCGTCAGAAAGCGCTGGATGCCGGTGCCAGTCAGTCGCTGGTGGGAGATCTGATTGAGCCCTTCATCAAGGATTTCGCCTTTCCAGCGATTCGTGCCAACGCCCTCTACGAAGGCCGTTATCCCCTTTCCACGGCCCTCGCGAGGCCTCTGATTGCCAAGCGCCTTGTTGAGGTGGCCCGGGAGGTGGGTGCCGATGCTGTCGCCCATGGATGCACAGGCAAGGGCAACGACCAGGTGCGTTTTGATGTGGCCATCGCTGCATTGGCTCCGGATCTCAAGGTGCTCACTCCTGCCCGTGAGTGGGGCATGAGCCGCGAGGAGACCATCGCCTACGGCGAACGCTTTGGTCTGCCCGCACCGGTGAGCAAGAAGTCGCCTTATTCGATCGATCTCAATTTGCTGGGCCGAAGCATTGAGGCCGGACCCCTTGAAGACCCGATGGTGGCTCCGCCGGAGGAGGTGTTTGCCATGACGCGATCGGTGGAGGCTGCTCCGGATGCCTCCGAAGAGATCGAGATTGCTTTTGAAGCAGGCAATCCTGTGGGGATCAACGGCCAGAAGCTGGACCCTGTGGCCCTGATCCGTGAAGCCAACCGTCTGGCGGGCATCCATGGCATTGGCCGTCTCGACATGATCGAGAACCGGGTGGTGGGCATCAAATCCAGGGAGATCTACGAAACGCCTGGCCTTTTGCTGTTTATCCAGGCCCACCAGGAACTGGAAAGCCTGACCCTGGCCGCCGATGTGCTGCGCAGCAAGCGGCAATTGGAGATGCAGTGGGCCGATCTCGTCTACCAGGGCCTTTGGTTTGGTCCTCTCAAGGATGCTCTTGATGGCTTCATGGACCGCACCCAGGCCACCGTCAATGGTGTCGTTCGTCTCCGGCTGCACAAAGGAACTGCCACGGTCACCGGCCGCGGCTCAGCAGACAGCAGCCTGTACGTCCCCGAAATGGCGTCCTACGGCAGTGAGGATCAGTTCGATCACCGCGCTGCAGAGGGCTTCATTTATGTCTGGGGTCTGCCAACCCGACTCTGGTCAGCATCCCAGCGCCGCTCAAGCTGA
- a CDS encoding DUF3134 domain-containing protein, giving the protein MSALVDLNALDSVNPSLTRYGRRDPAPVLPLREEPDLLSWLETSGRLVADEESGSPEVSTVEEEELSALMGEKEDYNKDDEQNEEQWED; this is encoded by the coding sequence ATGAGCGCTCTGGTTGATTTAAACGCCCTGGACAGCGTCAACCCGTCCCTCACCCGCTACGGGCGCCGCGATCCTGCGCCCGTGCTGCCCCTGCGTGAGGAGCCCGACCTGCTGTCTTGGCTGGAAACCAGCGGTCGTCTCGTCGCCGACGAAGAATCCGGATCACCAGAAGTGAGCACCGTCGAAGAGGAGGAGCTCTCCGCCCTCATGGGTGAGAAAGAGGATTACAACAAGGATGACGAGCAAAACGAGGAGCAGTGGGAGGACTGA